One stretch of Labrenzia sp. CE80 DNA includes these proteins:
- a CDS encoding extracellular solute-binding protein — protein MTKQIENKGLSRRSILKGGAAAAGAAIGSGAVTGFPTIWAQNIKDVTLRQFGTGVSNINEVAQKVKEDLGFTLEMTALDSDSVTQRAATQPKSFDIADIEYWICKKVWGAGNLQAMDTSKIKNYDKIVGTFKSGKLTPESVIAQGTAPHTVGFTSGPDGKDFVQEESGWMTLIPTIYNADTLGIRPDLIGRPIDTWAELLNPEFKGKASILDISSIGIMDMAMVVEAMGEYTYPDKGNMTKEEIDMTLGVFTEAKKNGQFRAFWKSFDESVNLMASGEVVIQSMWSPAITAVRSKGIPCVYQPLKEGYRSWGGGLGLSKNLSGLELEAAYEYINWYLDGWVGGFLMRQGYYSAVPETSKNFMSEDEWGFWFEGKPAEGDIKNPFGDVMEKAGAVRDGGSFYDRMGSVACWNAVMDENQYMVRKWNEFIAA, from the coding sequence ATGACTAAGCAGATCGAAAACAAGGGCCTCAGCCGCCGCAGCATCTTGAAGGGCGGCGCCGCAGCCGCGGGCGCAGCCATCGGTTCAGGCGCTGTGACCGGCTTCCCGACCATCTGGGCTCAGAACATCAAGGATGTCACCCTTCGCCAGTTCGGCACCGGCGTGTCCAACATCAATGAGGTCGCTCAGAAAGTTAAGGAAGATCTTGGCTTTACCCTGGAGATGACCGCACTCGACAGTGACAGCGTCACACAGCGCGCCGCCACTCAGCCCAAGTCCTTCGATATCGCCGATATCGAATACTGGATCTGTAAGAAGGTCTGGGGCGCCGGCAATCTGCAGGCGATGGACACGTCCAAGATCAAGAACTACGACAAGATTGTCGGCACGTTCAAGAGCGGCAAGCTGACACCGGAAAGCGTGATCGCCCAGGGCACCGCGCCCCATACGGTTGGCTTCACCTCCGGCCCGGACGGCAAGGATTTCGTTCAGGAAGAATCCGGCTGGATGACGCTGATCCCGACGATCTACAACGCTGATACCCTGGGCATCCGTCCTGACCTCATCGGCCGTCCTATCGATACTTGGGCCGAGCTGCTGAACCCGGAATTCAAGGGCAAGGCTTCGATCCTGGACATCTCTTCCATCGGCATCATGGATATGGCCATGGTTGTCGAGGCGATGGGTGAGTACACCTATCCCGACAAGGGCAACATGACCAAGGAAGAGATCGACATGACGCTTGGCGTCTTCACGGAAGCCAAGAAGAACGGTCAGTTCCGCGCGTTCTGGAAGTCCTTCGATGAGAGCGTCAACCTGATGGCTTCCGGCGAAGTCGTTATCCAGTCCATGTGGTCTCCGGCAATCACGGCTGTTCGCTCCAAGGGCATTCCGTGTGTCTATCAGCCGCTGAAGGAAGGCTACCGCTCCTGGGGCGGCGGACTTGGTCTGTCGAAGAACCTCTCCGGCCTCGAGCTTGAAGCAGCCTACGAGTACATCAACTGGTATCTCGACGGTTGGGTCGGCGGCTTCCTGATGCGCCAGGGCTATTACTCTGCTGTGCCTGAAACCTCCAAGAACTTCATGAGCGAAGATGAATGGGGCTTCTGGTTCGAGGGCAAACCTGCAGAAGGCGACATCAAGAACCCGTTTGGCGACGTCATGGAAAAAGCTGGCGCAGTGCGCGACGGCGGATCTTTCTACGACCGCATGGGCTCTGTTGCCTGCTGGAACGCCGTCATGGACGAGAACCAGTACATGGTTCGCAAGTGGAACGAGTTCATCGCCGCTTAA